Proteins encoded together in one Lathyrus oleraceus cultivar Zhongwan6 chromosome 5, CAAS_Psat_ZW6_1.0, whole genome shotgun sequence window:
- the LOC127078335 gene encoding PKS-NRPS hybrid synthetase cheA, whose product MENLPKICVDTTDAFMTTERFGTREEVIRWIKEVGIDNKVTVIISRSDTETGKRGRSNKIIFGCDKGGKHKISDSGTQSASKKCGCPFKIRSTPAKDGSGWKIDVKCGLHNHGLPDRLEGHSFIGRLTTDEKQHVADLAKRHVAPRNILLSLQDKFPENVTRITQVYKHKSVIEKEIRGPRSEIQHLFKLIEDAGYVYWSRKKDDSEVVREIFWAHPDSVKLLNIFPIVLVMDSTYKTNKYRQPLFEIVGMTSTELTFAVGFAYMESEQTENFCWVLEKLKELFVKKDMCPQVILTDRDLALMKAIEVVFPNSINLLCRFHINKNVGAKCKQHVVNDLQKTIDTLWMEVVWASDEVEYGQRLHQLEQACVDYSGFINYVKDTWLTPHRHRFVGAWINRVLHLGNTTTNRVESAHWKLKQMLGNSIGDMVKCWEAMNNNLRLQLGNIRASFQKSFYEVENAHVSPFYGYLRGSVSRAALRRIAEELLRVDYVGTNRQICGCTLRTSYGLPCACELGRYRVGGIPIPIDAVHVHWRKLTMEVELEIGEDDGSEVDMTAAMDELWRRFRSLDVVGKRALRSRVCELAYPTMTTLCPPPEKIKTKGGVKKKGKKPADYDVYRDPSYHEYVDKASQSSQRQSQPSQTSKKIKLSKKQPQFIVQFPNHIRSYIEDVVNVESDGNCGFRVIAALHGYGEDGWSMVRRELGLELIDKDMSTLYDKLFSNRLSAVRESLMIESFGSQPPEKWMSLPDMGYLIANRYNVVLVCLGNPCITFFPMTSSHSPNVSIYCIGFVNQNHWVQVNMKEGFPLPPVTLDWKKFRSHITTTWMLGFAGRMQHWQLLTPVLA is encoded by the exons atggaaaatcttcccaaaatatgtgtagatactactgatgcgtttatgacgacggaaagatttggtacacgagaagaggttatcagatggattaaagaggttggaatcgacaataaagtaactgttattatcagtcgttcagatactgaaacggggaagagagggagaagtaacaaaataatatttggctgtgataaaggtgggaaacacaagattagtgatagtggtacccaaagtgcgtccaagaaatgtggatgtccatttaaaatcaggtcgactccggcgaaagatggatctggttggaagattgatgtaaaatgtgggttacataatcatggtttacctgatagattagaaggtcattcgtttattggtaggttgaccacagatgagaagcaacatgtcgctgatttggcaaagagacatgtagcacctagaaacattttgctttccttgcaagacaagtttcctgagaatgtcactcgtattacgcaagtatacaagcataagagtgtgatagaaaaagagataagaggtccaaggagtgagatacaacatctgtttaagcttattgaggatgcaggatatgtgtattggagtagaaaaaaggatgactcggaagtggtgagagagatattttgggcacatcctgattcagtgaagttgttgaatatatttccgattgtgttagttatggatagcacctacaagacaaacaaatatagacaacctttgtttgaaattgttggcatgacatcgactgagttgacttttgctgttggatttgcatatatggagtctgagcaaacagagaatttttgctgggtattggagaaattaaaagagttgtttgtgaagaaagacatgtgtccacaagtgattttgacagatagagatcttgctttgatgaaagcaattgaagttgtgtttcccaactcgattaatttgctatgtagatttcacattaacaaaaacgttggtgccaaatgcaaacaacatgtggtgaatgacctgcaaaagacgatagacacattatggatggaagttgtctgggctagtgatgaggttgagtatggtcagcggttgcatcaacttgagcaagcatgtgttgattatagtggatttattaattatgtgaaagacacatggttgactccacataggcatagatttgttggagcatggattaatcgagtcctacatttgggtaacacaacgactaatcg ggttgaatctgctcattggaagttaaagcagatgttaggaaacagtataggtgacatggtcaaatgttgggaagccatgaataacaacttgaggttacaactgggaaacattagagcttcatttcaaaagagtttttacgaagttgagaacgcgcacgtaagtcccttttatggttatttgcgtggttccgtatctcgagctgctttgagacgtattgctgaagagttattgagagttgattatgttggaactaacaggcaaatatgtggttgtactcttagaacatcttatgggttaccttgtgcttgtgagttaggaagatacagagtaggtggtataccgatacccattgatgctgttcatgttcattggaggaaactaactatggaagttgagttagagataggtgaagatgatggatcagaggtggatatgacagctgcaatggatgagttgtggagacgatttaggtcattagatgttgttgggaaaagggcattaaggagtagggtatgtgaactagcatacccaacaatgacaacattgtgtccaccacctgagaaaataaaaaccaaaggaggagtgaagaagaaagggaaaaaaccagcagattatgatgtttatagggacccttcgtatcatgagtatgttgataaggcatctcaatcttcacaaaggcaatctcaaccatcacagacttcgaagaagatcaaattatcaaagaagcaaccacaattcattgttcaatttcctaatcatattaggtcatacattgaagatgtagttaatgttgaatcagatggtaattgtggatttagagtcattgcagcattgcatggatatggtgaggatggttggtCAATGGTTCGCAGAGAGTTGGGGTTGGAATTAATAGACAAGGATATgtcaactttgtatgacaagttattttctaatcggttgtcagctgtgagagaatctttgatgatagaatcgtttggttcacagccacctgaaaaatggatgagtctaccagatatgggttacttgatagccaatcgttataatgttgtacttgtctgtttaggcaatccgtgcatcactttctttccgatgacaagttcacattcaccaaatgtctctatttattgcattggttttgttaaccagaatcattgggttcag gttaacatgaaagaggggtttccattgccaccggtcacattagattggaagaaaTTTCGTTCTCATATAACAACTACTTGGATGCTAGGATTTGCAGGACGTATgcaacattggcaattacttacacctgtattagcatga